The genome window CAACGCCATCCGCATCACGGTGCTGGCCTGGCAATGCTACTACATCGATCCTGAAATGATCCACGGCTGGTTCCACAAGCAAGGCGGACAACCGCTCTTCGCCGTCACCCTCATTCCCGTATTCATCGTGCTCTGGCTCTTCCGGCAATCGGAGCGGAAGAAGGAGGTCGAAAAAACCTAAGCGCGAAGAGCGCGAAGGACGAACTGGACCAAATCCATCGAGCGCTAAATACGCTAATCCTCGCGAAAGCAAAAACGCAGCAAACGTGTTCCGACCGTCCCACCACGCGACCCAGATCCGTCTTCGCCTACGACGGCAACAACGCGACACGTCGCTCGATCACGAATCTCGTATCGGTGATCTATAATCCGATAATCCATAATCACAAAAAAAACTCCGCGTCCTTTGCGTCCTCTGCGGTTAACAAAACAACATAGCGTCATCAAACCCGATCAAACCAGAAACCTACCACACAACCCGATCATCGGTGCAAATCAGTGCTATCGGTGGTTCCGTCTTCACTACCCTACGCCGCGACAAGTAAAAAAATCACATCTCACGCGACCTAGATCCGTCTTCGCCTGACATTGTCAGCCATTAGTTATCGCGACACAAGGTCGCTTCCCACAGTCTCCAATCAGCAATCAGCCATTAGCCATTAGCCATTAGCCATTAGCCATCAACAATTCCCCTCTGCGTACTCGGCGGTTAAGAAAATATGAATTGCCCCGTTAAATCTTTGCGGTCTTCGCGTTCTTTGCGGTTAATTTCACCAACCTGTTAGCTTCATGAATCTAAAAACCCTTGCCACCTTACTCCTTGCCTCCCTCGGCTTCCTCTTCCTCGCCGGCTGCGGCGGCTCCGCGGACGTCGCCAGCCTGATCCAAAAGGCCGACGAGCAAATCGAAGCGGGCAAGCTCGCCGAAGCGGAGATCCTGCTCAAGAACGCCTTGCGGGAAGAGCCAAAGAATCCGCAAGCCCTTGCCTTGGTGGGCGAAGTCTACAAACAGCAAGGCCGCCTGCGCGACGCCTACCAGGTGCTCACCGCCGTCAAGCAACTCAACCCCGGCGACGCCTCTACCCTCGCCTCCCTCGCCAGCATCGAGCTGGCCGCCGGCCTGCGCGAGGAAGCCCTCGCCGACGCCCGCAAGGCCCTCGAGCTAGACCCCAGCCATCCGGAGGCGCCCATCCTGGTCGCCGAACTGGCAAGCGACCCGGCCAGCGCAGCCCAGACTACCCAATGGCTGGAGTCCCTGCCTGCCACCCCTTCCCTGCATGCCGCGATTGGTTCCCTCTACCTCAAAACGGGCAATCTGGCAGCCGCTAGCGAGCGCTTCGAGCAAGCGATCGAAGCCGATCCCAATTCCTATATGGGCTACACCGGCCGTTTCCAAATTTTGCTGGCCCAGCAAAAGCAGGAAGAAGCGGCAGCCGCCTTCGCCAAAGCGGCGGAAGTCGCTCCACCCCGCTCTGGCATTCGTATCCGCTACGCCCAGTATCTGCAGCAGACCGAGGGCGACGAGGCTTCCATGGCAGCTCTCGACGAGATCCTCGAAGCGGCGCCCGACTACCTGCCGGCGCTCTCCCAAGCCGCCGAACTGGCTGCCAAGATGGAGCAAGACGAAGTATCCAAGAAACTCGTCGACCGGGCCCTCAAGCTCGATCCCATCGATCCTACGGCTCTCCGCGTGAAAGGGACCCTGCTCGTTCTCGACGAGAAGATCGACGAGGCGATCAGCCAACTCGAGAAAACCCTCGAGCTCTACCCCGAAGACGTAAAGGCCAACTATCAGATCGCCCTCGCCTACCTGGCAAAGCGCGACCTTGGCAAAGCCAAGTCCCGCCTCGCCCGCGTGGTGCAAAGAGTCCCCGGCCACCTGGAGGCAAACGCCCTGCTCTCCACCATCCAAGTGCAAGAGGAGGACTACAGCGGAGCGATCATTACCCTAGAAAAATTTCTCGAAGCCAGCCCCAACTCCATGCAGGGCTACCTCCTGCTGGCTGAAGTCTACAACCGCAAGGGCGACAGCGAAGCGGCCGTGGCCATCTACAAGCAGCTGGAAGCGGCTCAACCGGAAAACCCGCAAATCGACTACCTCTCCGGGCTTTCCTACCTGCGCGGCCAGAACCGCAGCGGGGCCCGTTCTGCCTTCGAGTCCGCCTTGTCCACCAATCCGCTGCACCTGCAGTCCGTGGAACAGCTGACCGCCCTGGACATGGGCGAGCGCAATTTCGACGCGGCCCTCGAGCGCATCAACCAAACGATCGCAGCTTCCCCCGATACCAGCGTGCTCTACACCATTCGGGCCCAAATCCAGCAGTCCAAGGGCGACATCCCTGCGGCCAAGGCCTCCTTCGAAAAGTCAATCGAGCTCGATGGCAACAACCGTACCGCACGCACGCTCTACGCCCGCCTCCTGCGTTCCGAGGGCGACAACGACGGAGCCCTGAAACAGTCCCAAGCCATTCTCGAGAGCAACCCCAACGACATCGGGGCCATGACCACCATCGCCTCGATCTACGAAACGTCCGACCGCTACGAGGAAGCGGTAAAGCTCTACGAGAAGATGCTCACCGTAAACGCCAACTACCTGCCCGCCCTCAACAACCTAGCCTACTTGTACTCGACGAAGTTCGACAAGGCAGAGCAAGCCTTCGAGCTCGCCCAAAAAGCCCGCGAGCAGTCTCCCACCAGTCCTTACACCGCGGATACGCTCGGCTGGATTGTCTATCATCGCGGCGACTACCCATGGGCCCTTAGCTTGCTGCAAGACAGCTACAACAAGCTTTCCGACAATGCGGAGGTCGCCTACCACCTCGGCAGCGCCCGCTACCAGCTCGGACACCGCGACGCCGCAGTCCGCCTGCTCACCCAAGCCAGCTCGGACGCTTCGAATTTCACCGGCAAAGACACCGCCGAAGAATTGCTCGGTATCCTAAAGATCGATACCGACACCTATAGCGCTTCCGCAGTCAAGACCCTCGAGTCCAAGATCGCGGCCGACAAGAAGGATGCCCAAGCCCTCGCTTCCCTCGCGACCTTGCAATTGCGAAACGGAAACACCGCCCAAGCCCGCGAAGGCTTCAACCAGGCCCTCAAACTTAGCCCCGACAACGCCTTCGCCAAGGTGGGACTCGCAGAGATCCTCAGCGAAGATCCAGCCAATGCAGCCCGCATTTATACCATGGCCAGCGAGGCGAAGCAGTATCGAGCGGAAGAAACCCGAGCTCTGGCGCTGCAAGGCATCTCCTTGTCCCAGCAAGGCAAGCCAGACGCCGCCAAAACGCTGCTGCGCGGCATCGAGCTAGAAAAGCTGCCCGCAAGCTTGAAAGAACGCGTGGCAGGACTGCTGGGGAACTGATAAGGGCACCTTGCAACACGGACCGGGTGGTACCGGTCCCTCCCAAGCAAATAATAATGGAGGGACGACTGCCACGTCGTCCGTGCCCCCCATCACGGGACCAAGATGGTCCCGCCACAATTGAACAA of Pelagicoccus enzymogenes contains these proteins:
- a CDS encoding tetratricopeptide repeat protein — its product is MNLKTLATLLLASLGFLFLAGCGGSADVASLIQKADEQIEAGKLAEAEILLKNALREEPKNPQALALVGEVYKQQGRLRDAYQVLTAVKQLNPGDASTLASLASIELAAGLREEALADARKALELDPSHPEAPILVAELASDPASAAQTTQWLESLPATPSLHAAIGSLYLKTGNLAAASERFEQAIEADPNSYMGYTGRFQILLAQQKQEEAAAAFAKAAEVAPPRSGIRIRYAQYLQQTEGDEASMAALDEILEAAPDYLPALSQAAELAAKMEQDEVSKKLVDRALKLDPIDPTALRVKGTLLVLDEKIDEAISQLEKTLELYPEDVKANYQIALAYLAKRDLGKAKSRLARVVQRVPGHLEANALLSTIQVQEEDYSGAIITLEKFLEASPNSMQGYLLLAEVYNRKGDSEAAVAIYKQLEAAQPENPQIDYLSGLSYLRGQNRSGARSAFESALSTNPLHLQSVEQLTALDMGERNFDAALERINQTIAASPDTSVLYTIRAQIQQSKGDIPAAKASFEKSIELDGNNRTARTLYARLLRSEGDNDGALKQSQAILESNPNDIGAMTTIASIYETSDRYEEAVKLYEKMLTVNANYLPALNNLAYLYSTKFDKAEQAFELAQKAREQSPTSPYTADTLGWIVYHRGDYPWALSLLQDSYNKLSDNAEVAYHLGSARYQLGHRDAAVRLLTQASSDASNFTGKDTAEELLGILKIDTDTYSASAVKTLESKIAADKKDAQALASLATLQLRNGNTAQAREGFNQALKLSPDNAFAKVGLAEILSEDPANAARIYTMASEAKQYRAEETRALALQGISLSQQGKPDAAKTLLRGIELEKLPASLKERVAGLLGN